A genomic segment from Alkalilimnicola ehrlichii MLHE-1 encodes:
- a CDS encoding electron transport complex subunit E: protein MTTDTLPTTETPGRAPSAFQEIARKGLWENNPALVQLLGLCPLLAVTGTVVNAAGLALATLLVLVASNLTVSLIRNQVRTEVRIPVFVLVIASFVTAVELIMEAWFHQLYLVLGIFIPLIVTNCAILGRAEAFAARNPPGRAALDGLMMGVGFGAVLLLLGAMREALGQGTLLSNAHLLLGEAGRGLEITLIPDYPGYLIALLPPGAFIGLGLILAGKNWLEQRRSGA, encoded by the coding sequence ATGACGACTGACACCTTACCGACAACAGAAACGCCCGGGCGCGCGCCCTCGGCGTTTCAGGAGATCGCCCGCAAGGGGCTGTGGGAGAACAACCCGGCGCTGGTGCAGTTGCTGGGGCTCTGCCCGCTGCTGGCGGTCACCGGTACCGTGGTGAACGCGGCCGGGCTGGCCCTGGCCACACTGCTGGTGCTGGTGGCCTCCAACCTGACGGTGTCGCTGATCCGTAACCAGGTGCGCACGGAGGTGCGTATCCCGGTTTTCGTCCTGGTGATCGCCTCGTTTGTGACCGCCGTGGAGCTGATCATGGAGGCCTGGTTCCACCAGCTCTACCTGGTGCTGGGGATCTTCATCCCCCTCATTGTCACCAACTGCGCCATTCTCGGCCGGGCCGAGGCCTTCGCCGCGCGCAATCCGCCGGGGCGCGCGGCGCTGGACGGGCTGATGATGGGGGTGGGTTTCGGCGCGGTGCTGCTGTTACTGGGCGCGATGCGCGAGGCGCTGGGTCAGGGCACGCTGCTGAGCAACGCCCACCTGCTGCTGGGCGAGGCCGGCCGGGGCCTGGAGATCACCCTGATCCCGGATTATCCCGGCTATCTCATCGCCCTGCTCCCACCGGGGGCCTTTATCGGGCTGGGCCTGATCCTGGCGGGCAAGAACTGGCTGGAGCAGCGCAGGAGCGGAGCATGA
- the rsxA gene encoding electron transport complex subunit RsxA, with protein MTELALILVSTVLVNNFVLVKFLGLCPFMGVSRQLETAMGMALATTFVLTLSAVCSYLAYEYLLAPLGVEYLRTITFIMVIAVVVQFTEMAVRKTSPLLHQVLGIYLPLITTNCAVLGVALLNLQEQNSLLQSAVYGFGAAAGFSLVLVLFAALRERLEVADVPLPFRGASVALVTAGILSMGFMGFAGLVRL; from the coding sequence GTGACGGAACTGGCGCTCATTCTGGTCTCCACAGTCCTGGTCAATAATTTCGTCCTGGTCAAGTTCCTGGGGCTCTGCCCCTTCATGGGCGTCTCGCGACAGTTGGAGACCGCCATGGGGATGGCCCTGGCGACCACCTTCGTGCTGACGCTCTCGGCGGTGTGCAGCTACCTGGCCTATGAGTACCTGCTGGCGCCACTGGGTGTGGAGTACCTGCGCACGATCACCTTCATCATGGTGATCGCCGTGGTCGTGCAGTTCACGGAGATGGCGGTGCGCAAGACCAGTCCGTTGCTGCACCAGGTGCTGGGCATCTATCTGCCGCTGATCACCACCAACTGCGCGGTGCTGGGCGTGGCCCTGCTCAATCTGCAGGAGCAGAACTCTCTGCTGCAATCGGCAGTGTACGGGTTCGGCGCTGCCGCTGGTTTCTCACTGGTGCTGGTGCTGTTTGCCGCTTTACGCGAGCGGTTGGAGGTGGCGGACGTGCCCCTGCCCTTTCGGGGCGCCTCGGTGGCACTGGTTACGGCGGGCATTTTGTCGATGGGGTTCATGGGTTTTGCCGGGCTGGTTCGCCTCTAG
- a CDS encoding VTT domain-containing protein, which yields MAEWLNAALEWVGANPGWALALLFLAAFFEGLIGAGLLVPGAALLFGAGVLIGGGQLPFWPSLVLAYLGAVLGDSVSFWLGRRYGPWLRGSWPLRRYPGVLDKSIAFFQSHGAKSVILGRFIGPSRGVIPAVAGMMRMPAGRFMLANLASGLVWAPAYLFPGMVLGASMAVALSVTTRLITLVVLVLGTSWVVWWVGRRWVRPRLRAWGTRMAWSARRWGRMHPLLGQALWPSRQAFLALGHHLGRLWWIALALLGALSVRLWLLGGPTLPDEATLGYFQYLVPAWMHRALWGPAVLIDPQAWLPPLLLGLMWLLWSRRFRVALALAGAVTSAWLMGWGLGWWLGAVDPEPLYQAAPPHHFPDPDMAALAALLIATVLLATATYGFLRRQLLLLGAVVLLGVAAAAVLVGRIWVVDALGGLLLGAVAAGMVVLARLNTTRRRPERVLPLLSVGVLCLAGAVHAVQDVDTLRERIALSSGWPTVTLSEWLAGDPPAGQGREQRWLDGGRRPVDFQWLATGERLREKLGQAGWVAPDSGLTGALRWLQPEPGLEALPPLPRWHRGRLPAVVRVQPLSEDERWVLRLWPATFHLVDSPRRLWLGSLERERLYPGWPMVWTEGVAVDVAHKQALAEFLAGDEALLQVEPGLPTRILSLPWQEGPQEGE from the coding sequence ATGGCGGAGTGGCTCAACGCGGCGCTGGAATGGGTGGGGGCCAATCCGGGATGGGCCCTGGCCCTGCTCTTCCTGGCCGCGTTCTTTGAGGGGCTGATCGGCGCGGGCCTGCTGGTGCCCGGTGCCGCCCTACTGTTCGGTGCCGGGGTGCTCATCGGTGGTGGCCAGTTGCCCTTCTGGCCCAGCCTGGTGCTCGCTTATCTCGGCGCGGTGCTCGGCGACTCGGTCAGCTTCTGGCTCGGGCGCCGCTACGGCCCCTGGCTGCGCGGGAGTTGGCCGCTGCGGCGATACCCCGGCGTGCTCGACAAGAGCATCGCGTTCTTTCAGTCCCACGGCGCGAAGAGCGTCATCCTGGGCCGATTCATAGGCCCCAGTCGCGGGGTCATTCCGGCCGTGGCCGGCATGATGCGCATGCCTGCCGGCCGCTTCATGCTGGCCAACCTGGCCTCGGGGCTGGTCTGGGCACCCGCCTACCTCTTCCCGGGCATGGTGCTGGGGGCGTCCATGGCGGTGGCCCTGTCGGTCACCACCCGGCTCATCACCCTGGTGGTGCTGGTCCTGGGGACGTCCTGGGTGGTCTGGTGGGTCGGTCGTCGCTGGGTGCGCCCCCGCCTGCGGGCCTGGGGCACGCGCATGGCTTGGTCGGCCCGCCGCTGGGGGCGGATGCACCCCCTGCTCGGTCAGGCCCTGTGGCCCTCCCGGCAGGCCTTCCTGGCGCTGGGGCATCACCTGGGCCGGTTGTGGTGGATTGCCCTGGCCCTGCTGGGTGCACTCAGCGTCCGGCTCTGGTTGCTGGGTGGGCCCACGCTGCCGGATGAGGCCACCCTGGGCTACTTCCAGTATCTGGTCCCCGCCTGGATGCACCGCGCGCTCTGGGGGCCCGCCGTGCTGATCGATCCCCAAGCCTGGCTACCGCCACTGTTGTTGGGGCTGATGTGGTTGCTGTGGTCCCGGCGTTTCCGCGTTGCCCTGGCGCTGGCCGGGGCGGTGACCTCCGCCTGGCTGATGGGCTGGGGGCTGGGCTGGTGGCTCGGCGCGGTGGACCCCGAGCCACTCTATCAGGCCGCGCCCCCCCACCACTTCCCGGATCCTGACATGGCGGCGCTGGCGGCCCTGCTGATTGCGACGGTGCTTCTCGCCACCGCCACCTACGGCTTTCTGCGCCGGCAGTTGCTGCTGCTGGGCGCGGTGGTGCTGCTCGGGGTGGCCGCGGCGGCGGTGCTGGTTGGGCGGATCTGGGTGGTGGATGCCCTGGGGGGGCTGTTGCTGGGGGCGGTCGCCGCCGGGATGGTGGTGCTGGCGCGGTTGAACACCACCCGGCGGCGACCGGAGCGGGTGCTGCCCCTGCTCAGCGTCGGGGTGCTCTGTCTGGCTGGTGCGGTGCACGCCGTACAGGACGTGGATACCCTGCGCGAGCGGATTGCCCTGTCCTCGGGGTGGCCCACGGTGACCCTGTCGGAATGGCTGGCCGGTGACCCGCCCGCCGGTCAGGGGCGCGAGCAGCGCTGGCTGGACGGGGGGCGCCGGCCGGTGGATTTCCAGTGGCTGGCCACCGGCGAGCGGCTGCGCGAGAAGCTGGGCCAGGCCGGCTGGGTGGCACCGGACAGTGGCCTGACCGGCGCGCTACGCTGGCTGCAGCCGGAACCCGGTCTGGAGGCCCTGCCGCCGCTGCCGCGCTGGCACCGGGGCCGGCTGCCCGCCGTGGTCAGGGTGCAGCCCCTGTCCGAAGACGAACGTTGGGTCCTGCGGCTTTGGCCGGCCACCTTCCACCTGGTGGACAGCCCGCGCCGGCTCTGGCTGGGCAGTCTGGAACGGGAGCGGCTCTACCCCGGCTGGCCGATGGTCTGGACCGAGGGGGTGGCCGTGGACGTGGCCCATAAGCAGGCCCTGGCTGAGTTCCTTGCCGGCGATGAGGCGCTGCTCCAGGTGGAGCCCGGCCTCCCCACCCGCATCCTATCGCTGCCGTGGCAGGAAGGGCCACAGGAGGGGGAGTGA
- the rsxC gene encoding electron transport complex subunit RsxC, whose product MSGGLYGFAGGLTLDGRRFTRDRPIEPGPLPRTLILPLHQHVGEPAEPVVSVGERVLRGQMVAQADNYVCAPVHASTSGTVVAIEDRQVPHPSGLAAPCIVIESDGDDRAAPPMAVIDDPAGTPARVLRARVREAGIVGLGGAAFPTAIKLNPPSDTLPDTLIANGVECDTHITCDDRLMRERPEQILDGVATAADMLNVVRIRIAVEGDKPEAARALRDALAASGLADDGRRDWAVVDVPKRYPAGSERQLIHNLTGRRVPSDGLPKDVGVITSNVGTFAAIHRAIRHGEPLIRRIVTITGDGVRRPANVEARIGTPMAELIDHCGGYHDGVYQLVMGGSLMGTALLSDDVPLIKASNCLLAATPSELPPAEPPMPCIRCGACAEACPERLAPQQIYWHTRARDYEHADDWGVFDCIECGACAWVCPSHIPLVQYFRHAKGAIAQKEQEKARAELARRRHEFRQERLEREKREQAERRRRKKAALKQGKDDRKATIDAALARARNKKKTPEKEE is encoded by the coding sequence GTGAGCGGAGGCCTTTACGGCTTCGCTGGGGGGCTGACACTCGATGGCCGACGGTTCACCCGCGACCGCCCCATCGAGCCCGGCCCGTTGCCCCGCACCCTGATCCTGCCGCTACACCAGCACGTGGGCGAACCTGCCGAGCCGGTGGTATCGGTGGGCGAGCGGGTGTTGCGGGGGCAAATGGTGGCGCAGGCGGACAACTACGTCTGCGCACCGGTCCATGCCAGCACCTCCGGCACCGTGGTGGCCATCGAAGACCGCCAAGTCCCGCACCCCTCGGGCCTCGCCGCCCCCTGCATCGTGATCGAGAGCGATGGCGACGACCGCGCCGCCCCCCCAATGGCGGTGATCGACGACCCGGCCGGGACGCCGGCGAGGGTCCTGCGGGCACGGGTGCGCGAGGCGGGCATCGTCGGCCTGGGCGGCGCCGCCTTTCCCACCGCCATCAAGCTCAACCCGCCATCGGATACGCTGCCCGACACGTTGATCGCCAATGGCGTGGAATGCGACACCCACATCACCTGTGACGACCGGCTGATGCGGGAGCGCCCGGAGCAAATCCTGGACGGCGTCGCCACCGCTGCAGACATGCTCAACGTGGTCCGGATACGGATCGCTGTGGAGGGCGACAAGCCGGAGGCCGCCCGGGCCTTGCGCGACGCCCTGGCCGCCAGTGGCCTGGCCGACGACGGCCGCCGGGACTGGGCGGTGGTGGACGTCCCCAAGCGCTACCCGGCAGGCAGTGAACGACAGCTCATTCACAACCTCACCGGCCGTCGTGTGCCTAGCGACGGCCTGCCCAAGGACGTGGGCGTGATCACCTCCAACGTCGGCACCTTCGCCGCCATCCACCGCGCCATACGACACGGTGAGCCCCTGATCCGACGCATCGTCACGATCACCGGTGACGGCGTCCGGCGACCGGCCAATGTCGAGGCCCGCATCGGCACCCCGATGGCGGAACTCATCGACCACTGCGGCGGTTACCACGACGGGGTCTACCAACTGGTGATGGGCGGCAGCCTGATGGGCACCGCCCTGCTCAGCGATGACGTGCCCCTGATCAAGGCGAGCAACTGCCTGCTCGCCGCCACTCCCTCGGAACTGCCGCCGGCGGAGCCGCCCATGCCCTGCATCCGCTGCGGGGCCTGCGCCGAGGCCTGTCCGGAGAGGCTGGCCCCGCAGCAGATCTACTGGCACACCCGGGCCCGCGACTATGAACACGCCGATGACTGGGGGGTGTTCGACTGCATCGAGTGCGGCGCCTGCGCCTGGGTCTGCCCCAGCCATATCCCCCTGGTGCAGTACTTCCGGCATGCCAAGGGGGCCATCGCCCAGAAGGAACAGGAGAAGGCCCGGGCGGAGCTGGCTCGCCGGCGCCATGAGTTCCGCCAGGAGCGTCTGGAGCGCGAAAAGCGCGAACAGGCGGAACGGCGCCGCCGCAAAAAGGCCGCCCTGAAGCAGGGCAAGGACGATCGCAAGGCCACCATCGACGCCGCCCTGGCGCGAGCCCGCAACAAGAAGAAGACGCCGGAAAAGGAGGAATAG
- the nth gene encoding endonuclease III has translation MTKAKINALFSRLRAHMPEPTTELEYGTPFELLVAVALSAQATDVSVNKATARLFPVANTPEAILELGEEGLKDYIRHIGLYNSKAANIIKTCRILLERHGGEVPRDRKALEALPGVGRKTANVILNTAFGEPTIAVDTHIFRVSNRTGLAPGNTVRQVEDKLIRVVPDEFKRDAHHWLILHGRYTCVARKPRCGACVIEDLCEFPDKVEP, from the coding sequence ATGACCAAGGCCAAGATCAACGCGCTGTTCAGCCGCCTGCGGGCCCACATGCCCGAACCCACCACCGAACTGGAGTACGGCACCCCCTTCGAGCTGCTGGTGGCTGTCGCCCTCTCCGCCCAGGCCACCGACGTCAGTGTCAACAAGGCCACCGCCCGGCTGTTCCCGGTGGCCAACACGCCGGAGGCCATCCTGGAACTGGGTGAGGAGGGACTGAAGGACTACATCCGCCATATCGGGCTGTACAACAGCAAGGCCGCCAATATCATCAAGACCTGCCGCATCCTGCTGGAACGGCACGGCGGCGAGGTGCCGCGTGACCGCAAGGCCCTGGAGGCCCTGCCCGGCGTGGGCCGGAAGACCGCCAACGTGATCCTCAACACCGCCTTCGGCGAGCCCACCATCGCCGTGGACACCCACATCTTCCGGGTCAGCAACCGCACCGGCCTGGCCCCGGGGAACACCGTCCGACAGGTGGAGGACAAACTGATCCGGGTGGTCCCCGACGAATTCAAGCGCGACGCCCACCACTGGCTGATCCTCCACGGGCGGTATACCTGCGTGGCCCGCAAGCCCCGGTGCGGCGCCTGTGTCATCGAGGATCTGTGCGAATTCCCCGACAAGGTCGAACCCTGA
- the rsxB gene encoding electron transport complex subunit RsxB — MLTPILALTALALIAGALLGFAAVRFRVEGNPIADQVDAVLPQTQCGQCGFGGCRPYAEAIAAGEAEINRCPPGGQDTVQTLADLLGVEPLPLDEERGEAPHTPQVAWVDEAVCIGCTRCIQACPVDAILGAAKQMHTVLKGECTGCGLCVDPCPVDCIHMVPVDLDLAEWHWPLPQNDTARREVA, encoded by the coding sequence ATGCTGACACCGATACTGGCACTCACGGCCCTGGCCCTGATCGCGGGCGCCCTGCTCGGCTTTGCCGCCGTGCGCTTCCGGGTGGAGGGCAACCCCATTGCCGACCAGGTCGACGCGGTGCTACCACAGACCCAATGCGGCCAGTGCGGCTTCGGTGGTTGCCGGCCCTACGCCGAGGCCATCGCCGCCGGTGAGGCCGAGATCAACCGTTGCCCCCCCGGTGGCCAGGACACCGTCCAGACCCTGGCCGACCTGCTGGGCGTGGAGCCCCTGCCGCTGGACGAGGAGCGAGGCGAGGCCCCGCACACCCCCCAGGTGGCCTGGGTCGATGAGGCCGTGTGTATCGGCTGTACCCGCTGCATCCAGGCCTGTCCGGTGGACGCGATTCTGGGCGCGGCCAAGCAGATGCACACCGTGCTCAAGGGCGAATGCACCGGCTGCGGGCTCTGTGTCGATCCCTGCCCGGTGGACTGCATCCACATGGTACCGGTGGACCTGGACTTGGCCGAGTGGCATTGGCCCCTGCCCCAAAATGATACGGCGCGCCGGGAGGTGGCGTGA
- the rsxG gene encoding electron transport complex subunit RsxG, which yields MTLRNILLAAGILGGFAAAGTTLVVVTHEMTAERIAAEREATLLRRLQEVLPERLYDNALHEDTVAVPGAALGRPGEALTVYRARRAGEPVAAILTVVAPDGYNGRIRLLMGVKRDGTLTGVRVVQHQETPGLGDLIEADRSDWVRDFEGRSLGDPPVERWTVRRDGGDFDQFTGATVTPRAVVHAVRRGLEWFEAHRGEVFPELEAAEEAVEVDDPPRD from the coding sequence ATGACGTTGCGCAACATCCTGTTGGCGGCCGGCATTCTCGGCGGGTTTGCGGCCGCGGGGACGACGCTGGTGGTGGTCACCCATGAGATGACCGCGGAGCGCATCGCCGCGGAGCGGGAGGCGACGCTGTTGCGGCGTTTGCAGGAGGTGCTCCCCGAGCGGCTGTACGACAATGCGCTGCATGAGGATACCGTGGCGGTGCCGGGGGCGGCGCTGGGCCGGCCCGGGGAGGCGCTGACGGTGTACCGGGCGCGGCGGGCGGGTGAGCCGGTGGCGGCGATCCTGACGGTGGTGGCGCCGGACGGGTACAACGGCCGTATCCGCCTGCTGATGGGGGTGAAGCGGGACGGGACGCTGACGGGGGTCCGGGTGGTACAGCACCAGGAGACGCCTGGGCTGGGTGACCTGATCGAGGCGGACCGGTCGGACTGGGTGCGGGATTTCGAAGGCCGGTCGTTGGGGGATCCACCGGTTGAGCGCTGGACGGTGCGTCGCGACGGCGGGGATTTTGATCAGTTCACCGGGGCGACGGTGACACCGCGGGCGGTGGTGCATGCGGTGCGGCGGGGGTTGGAGTGGTTTGAGGCGCATCGGGGTGAGGTTTTTCCCGAACTCGAAGCCGCGGAGGAGGCCGTGGAGGTGGATGACCCACCGCGGGACTGA
- a CDS encoding DUF1841 family protein: protein MFFSDREQMRRFYLEAWRKYQAGGVLEPLEAMVGEVVAQHPEYHPLLRNEDKALQRDYLPEDGETNPFLHMGLHIALREQVATDRPAGIRRIHQNVSRALGDPLEAEHLMMEPLAEGLWQAQRDGRQPDEAAYLRALEALEQRVARPR from the coding sequence ATGTTTTTCTCTGATCGTGAACAGATGCGCCGCTTCTACCTGGAGGCCTGGCGCAAGTATCAGGCCGGCGGCGTGCTGGAGCCCTTGGAGGCGATGGTGGGTGAGGTGGTCGCCCAACACCCGGAGTACCACCCGCTGCTGCGCAACGAGGACAAGGCGCTGCAGCGCGATTACCTGCCAGAGGACGGGGAGACCAACCCCTTCCTGCACATGGGCCTGCACATCGCCCTGCGCGAACAGGTGGCCACCGACCGGCCGGCCGGTATCCGCCGCATCCACCAGAACGTCAGCCGCGCCTTGGGCGACCCCCTGGAGGCCGAGCATCTGATGATGGAGCCGCTGGCCGAGGGCCTGTGGCAGGCCCAGCGGGACGGCCGCCAGCCGGACGAAGCCGCCTACCTGCGGGCGCTGGAGGCCCTGGAGCAGCGGGTTGCCCGGCCACGCTGA
- a CDS encoding RnfABCDGE type electron transport complex subunit D — translation MEFSRRSSPHQVGGPGVAAIMRQVLYALVPGTLALAWFQGVGVFVHLAVALVTAVAVEAAVQWLRRRPATAALSDHSVLVTGWILALAVPPLAPWWVTASATLFAVLFGKHLYGGLGFNPFNPAMVGYVMALIAFPREMTFWFPAAAPGDWPVGAWEAVRGVLVGLDAPTLDALTGATPLDLLHTGAPPGGALAVESGPGWMVAPLLFLAGGLWLLRCRLIDFRIPAGMLGAMALLATLLWLLPGEQPDPLFHLLAGGTLLGAFFVATDPVSAATTARGRWVYGAGIGALALLIREFGGYPDGVAFAVLLMNGAAPFIDYCFRPRRATG, via the coding sequence CTGGAGTTCTCCCGTCGCAGCTCCCCCCATCAGGTGGGCGGCCCGGGCGTGGCCGCGATCATGCGCCAGGTGCTTTACGCCCTGGTGCCCGGCACCCTGGCGCTGGCCTGGTTCCAGGGCGTGGGCGTGTTCGTCCACCTGGCCGTGGCGCTGGTGACCGCTGTTGCAGTGGAGGCTGCGGTGCAGTGGCTGCGCCGCCGCCCGGCCACAGCGGCGCTGAGCGATCACAGCGTCCTGGTCACCGGCTGGATCCTGGCGCTGGCGGTGCCGCCGCTGGCCCCCTGGTGGGTGACGGCGAGTGCCACCCTGTTTGCCGTCCTCTTTGGCAAACACCTCTACGGGGGGCTGGGCTTCAACCCCTTCAACCCGGCCATGGTCGGCTACGTGATGGCGCTGATCGCCTTTCCCCGGGAGATGACCTTCTGGTTCCCGGCGGCCGCCCCGGGCGACTGGCCTGTGGGGGCCTGGGAGGCGGTGCGTGGAGTCCTCGTGGGCCTGGATGCGCCCACCCTGGACGCACTCACCGGGGCCACGCCGCTGGATCTGCTTCACACCGGCGCGCCGCCCGGCGGCGCCCTGGCCGTGGAGAGCGGCCCGGGCTGGATGGTGGCACCGCTGCTGTTCCTGGCCGGGGGGCTCTGGCTGCTCCGGTGCAGACTGATCGACTTTCGCATCCCGGCGGGGATGCTGGGCGCCATGGCGCTGCTGGCCACCCTGCTCTGGCTGCTGCCCGGGGAGCAGCCGGATCCACTGTTCCATCTGCTGGCCGGGGGGACGCTGCTGGGCGCCTTTTTCGTGGCCACAGACCCGGTGTCGGCAGCGACGACCGCCCGCGGCCGCTGGGTCTATGGCGCCGGTATCGGGGCCCTGGCGCTGCTGATCCGGGAGTTCGGCGGTTACCCCGACGGGGTGGCCTTCGCGGTGTTGTTGATGAACGGCGCCGCACCGTTCATTGACTACTGTTTCCGGCCACGGAGGGCCACGGGATGA
- a CDS encoding HAD-IA family hydrolase, with translation MRLSEHIRPLRALLFDVDGTLADTEGEGHLPAFNAAFAEYDLPWRWGAERYRELLREVPGGRERLQYELQRRSDAFRPSEPVADLARRLHQAKNRHYACRLEQGLIPPRPGVLRLIREAIEADIKLAVVTTSAHENVEALFRHVLGVDLRPHFEVVVAGDDVPRKKPAPDAYQVALQRLALPASECLALEDSVNGLRAALGAGLPTLITRNAWTRDDDFSGALAVVDHLDDDGRGNRVTIA, from the coding sequence ATGAGACTGAGCGAGCACATCCGTCCCCTGAGGGCGCTGCTCTTCGATGTGGACGGCACCCTGGCGGATACCGAGGGTGAGGGGCACCTGCCTGCGTTCAACGCCGCCTTTGCCGAGTACGACCTGCCCTGGCGCTGGGGCGCTGAACGCTATCGCGAACTGCTCCGGGAGGTGCCCGGGGGGCGCGAACGCTTGCAGTATGAGCTGCAGCGGCGCAGCGATGCCTTTCGCCCCTCAGAACCCGTCGCCGACTTGGCCCGACGCCTGCATCAGGCCAAGAACCGCCACTATGCCTGCCGCCTGGAACAGGGACTCATCCCGCCGCGCCCCGGGGTCCTCCGGCTGATTCGCGAGGCCATTGAGGCGGATATAAAGCTGGCGGTGGTGACCACCAGCGCCCACGAGAACGTGGAGGCGCTCTTCCGCCACGTGCTGGGCGTCGACCTTCGCCCTCACTTCGAGGTGGTGGTCGCCGGCGACGACGTGCCCCGCAAGAAGCCCGCCCCCGACGCCTACCAGGTCGCGCTGCAGCGGCTGGCGCTGCCTGCCAGCGAGTGCCTGGCACTGGAGGACTCGGTGAACGGGCTGAGGGCGGCACTCGGGGCCGGCCTGCCCACGCTGATCACCCGCAACGCCTGGACCCGCGACGACGACTTCAGCGGTGCGCTCGCGGTGGTGGACCACCTGGACGACGACGGCCGGGGCAACCGGGTTACAATAGCCTGA